The sequence AGAGATTGCTGAGACCTTGAACCGGTGGGCGGGGAGAGAGTTGGTCGACTACATGCCTGTGAGCTATCCCTTTGCTCAGGGACTCGTCGATACGAAGTTCCGTGAGGCTTATCCAAGCGTGGCCAATACGCCGCTCGATGCGGTGTTAGAAAATTTATGAAACCCTGTGGAGAAATTAAAAAAGGCGAAGAGGATTCCTTCGCCTTTGGCTGGCTAGGGGGATTTAAGTACGTTTACTTAATCTCAATACGTTTTGATTTTTCGATTTCTCTGGGTTCCATCTTGGGCATGGTAAGCAGCAGGAGGCCGTCCTTGTACTCGGCGTTGATAGCATCCGTGTTCACATCATCAGGGAGCTGGAAGCTCCGGGAGAATGATGAGTAGCTAAACTCACGCCTGGTGACCGTTTCCCCTTCTTTCTCTTCATGCTCTTGTTTCTGCTCGGAGGAGATTGTCAGTACTCCGTGATCGAGTCCAATATCAAAGTCTCCTTTCTTGAGGCCTGGAGCTGCAATTTCCATCAGATACTCATTGTCGGTTTCCTTGGAGTTTACAGCGGGAATACTGGTTCCCAGTTCCATACTTCCTCTGAAGAAGTCTCTGTTGAATAAGCCGTCCCACAACGAATCAATTGCAGGAAGCAAACTGTCTTTGTCCCTTTTGATAATAGCCATAACGTTATCTGTTCGTTCGTGAATGCTAAGTGGCTTAGCATAGATAATTTAACGCTTACATCGACTGTCGTCTACGTGGATTTTACTCATCCGAGAGGCCAAAATGTGAAG is a genomic window of Rubritalea squalenifaciens DSM 18772 containing:
- a CDS encoding Hsp20/alpha crystallin family protein, which gives rise to MAIIKRDKDSLLPAIDSLWDGLFNRDFFRGSMELGTSIPAVNSKETDNEYLMEIAAPGLKKGDFDIGLDHGVLTISSEQKQEHEEKEGETVTRREFSYSSFSRSFQLPDDVNTDAINAEYKDGLLLLTMPKMEPREIEKSKRIEIK